Proteins encoded in a region of the Magallana gigas chromosome 8, xbMagGiga1.1, whole genome shotgun sequence genome:
- the LOC105319084 gene encoding uncharacterized protein isoform X1 gives MNKTILLPFLIAVVSWNCEQIYSHPLNIEKRSTTLRWETPCSRDTSDSLPPMVIPVEQALRAMSVKSTLQKDAAIVLKKNYIPVLGRRLTNSFLITNLETADMEGLNLVEESDNMQTACKNNNISTILLNEYRLLSTLAVFLEKVLEDEVYFEHSELYDLMAPVQDKLYELMCDLHTTLYTILHVTIENHVTRDVMNTDLRSLSEDRSSRYYRDYVIYSKNIQYLNHLSAKFLNLTTSS, from the exons ATGAATAAGACAATTTTGCTACCATTCCTAATTG CTGTTGTAAGTTGGAATTGTGAACAAATTTATTCCCACCCACTCAACATAGAAAAAAGAAGTACTACCCTACGATGGGAGACCCCCTGTTCACGAGACACATCTGACTCCCTGCCACCCATGGTCATCCCAGTGGAACAAGCTCTTCGTGCAATGTCCGTGAAATCCACTCTACAGAAAGATGCTGCGATTGTTCTAAAGAAAAACTAC ATACCAGTCCTAGGACGTAGGTTAACGAATTCTTTCTTGATTACGAACTTGGAGACCGCCGACATGGAAGGGTTGAATTTGGTAGAGGAATCTGATAACATGCAGACTGCTTGCAAAAACAACAAC ATATCGACAATTTTACTTAATGAGTACCGACTTTTGTCTACTCTGGCGGTATTTCTGGAGAAAGTGCTAGAGGATGAGGTGTACTTTGAGCACAGTGAGCTCTATGACCTCATGGCACCAGTTCAAGACAAGCTTTATGAACTCATGTGTGATTTACATACCACCTTATACACTATTCTTCATGTCACCATTGAAAATCATGTGACACGTGACGTCATGAATACTGATTTAAGAAGCTTATCAGAAGACCGATCGAGTCGCTACTACAGGGATTATGTCATCTACAGTAAAAACATTCAGTATCTCAATCATTTATCTGCAAAATTTCTGAATCTGACGACTTCTTCATAA
- the LOC105319084 gene encoding uncharacterized protein isoform X3, whose amino-acid sequence MVIPVEQALRAMSVKSTLQKDAAIVLKKNYIPVLGRRLTNSFLITNLETADMEGLNLVEESDNMQTACKNNNISTILLNEYRLLSTLAVFLEKVLEDEVYFEHSELYDLMAPVQDKLYELMCDLHTTLYTILHVTIENHVTRDVMNTDLRSLSEDRSSRYYRDYVIYSKNIQYLNHLSAKFLNLTTSS is encoded by the exons ATGGTCATCCCAGTGGAACAAGCTCTTCGTGCAATGTCCGTGAAATCCACTCTACAGAAAGATGCTGCGATTGTTCTAAAGAAAAACTAC ATACCAGTCCTAGGACGTAGGTTAACGAATTCTTTCTTGATTACGAACTTGGAGACCGCCGACATGGAAGGGTTGAATTTGGTAGAGGAATCTGATAACATGCAGACTGCTTGCAAAAACAACAAC ATATCGACAATTTTACTTAATGAGTACCGACTTTTGTCTACTCTGGCGGTATTTCTGGAGAAAGTGCTAGAGGATGAGGTGTACTTTGAGCACAGTGAGCTCTATGACCTCATGGCACCAGTTCAAGACAAGCTTTATGAACTCATGTGTGATTTACATACCACCTTATACACTATTCTTCATGTCACCATTGAAAATCATGTGACACGTGACGTCATGAATACTGATTTAAGAAGCTTATCAGAAGACCGATCGAGTCGCTACTACAGGGATTATGTCATCTACAGTAAAAACATTCAGTATCTCAATCATTTATCTGCAAAATTTCTGAATCTGACGACTTCTTCATAA
- the LOC105319084 gene encoding uncharacterized protein isoform X2, whose amino-acid sequence MKAVVSWNCEQIYSHPLNIEKRSTTLRWETPCSRDTSDSLPPMVIPVEQALRAMSVKSTLQKDAAIVLKKNYIPVLGRRLTNSFLITNLETADMEGLNLVEESDNMQTACKNNNISTILLNEYRLLSTLAVFLEKVLEDEVYFEHSELYDLMAPVQDKLYELMCDLHTTLYTILHVTIENHVTRDVMNTDLRSLSEDRSSRYYRDYVIYSKNIQYLNHLSAKFLNLTTSS is encoded by the exons ATGAAAG CTGTTGTAAGTTGGAATTGTGAACAAATTTATTCCCACCCACTCAACATAGAAAAAAGAAGTACTACCCTACGATGGGAGACCCCCTGTTCACGAGACACATCTGACTCCCTGCCACCCATGGTCATCCCAGTGGAACAAGCTCTTCGTGCAATGTCCGTGAAATCCACTCTACAGAAAGATGCTGCGATTGTTCTAAAGAAAAACTAC ATACCAGTCCTAGGACGTAGGTTAACGAATTCTTTCTTGATTACGAACTTGGAGACCGCCGACATGGAAGGGTTGAATTTGGTAGAGGAATCTGATAACATGCAGACTGCTTGCAAAAACAACAAC ATATCGACAATTTTACTTAATGAGTACCGACTTTTGTCTACTCTGGCGGTATTTCTGGAGAAAGTGCTAGAGGATGAGGTGTACTTTGAGCACAGTGAGCTCTATGACCTCATGGCACCAGTTCAAGACAAGCTTTATGAACTCATGTGTGATTTACATACCACCTTATACACTATTCTTCATGTCACCATTGAAAATCATGTGACACGTGACGTCATGAATACTGATTTAAGAAGCTTATCAGAAGACCGATCGAGTCGCTACTACAGGGATTATGTCATCTACAGTAAAAACATTCAGTATCTCAATCATTTATCTGCAAAATTTCTGAATCTGACGACTTCTTCATAA